In Dromiciops gliroides isolate mDroGli1 chromosome 5, mDroGli1.pri, whole genome shotgun sequence, the following are encoded in one genomic region:
- the SLC11A2 gene encoding natural resistance-associated macrophage protein 2 isoform X3, with protein sequence MSIAYLDPGNIESDLQSGAVAQFKLLWVLLLATIVGLLLQRLAARLGVVTGLHLAEVCHRQYPKVPRIILWLMVETAIIGSDMQEVIGSAIAINLLSAGKIPLWGGVLITIADTFVFLFLDKYGLRKLEAFFGFLITIMALTFGYEYVTVKPNQSEVLRGMFVPSCSGCSTPQVEQAVGIVGAVIMPHNMYLHSALVKSRQVNRANKREVREANKYFFIESCIALFVSFIINVFVVSVFAEAFYNQTNKQVHEICVNNSSPHSDLFPQNDTMLTVDLYKGGVVLGCYFGPAALYIWAVGILAAGQSSTMTGTYSGQFVMEGFLNLRWSRFARVIFTRSIAIIPTLLISVFQDVEHLTGMNDFLNVLQSLQLPFALIPVLTFTSLRPVMSDFANGLGWRIAGGLLVLLICCINMYFVVIYVQDLGNLVLYVVAAVASVAYLCFVFYLSWQCLIALGMSFMDCGQTLHLGLTSHPELFLLNNVDTDSILSR encoded by the exons ATGAGCATCGCTTATCTGGATCCAGGGAACATAGAGTCAGACTTGCAGTCTGGGGCTGTGGCCCAGTTTAAG CTGCTCTGGGTTCTCCTCCTGGCCACCATAGTGGGGCTCCTGCTGCAGCGCCTGGCCGCCAGGCTGGGCGTGGTCACAGGCCTGCATCTGGCTGAAGTCTGTCACAGGCAGTATCCCAAG GTTCCCCGGATTATTCTGTGGCTGATGGTGGAGACGGCCATCATAGGCTCTGATATGCAAGAAGTCATCGGATCAGCTATTGCCATCAATCTCCTGTCTGCTGGAAA GATTCCTCTGTGGGGCGGAGTTCTCATTACCATAGCAGATACCTTCGTATTTCTCTTTCTGGACAAATATG GTTTGCGGAAACTGGAAGCATTTTTTGGCTTTCTCATCACCATCATGGCCCTCACATTTGGATATGAA TATGTTACAGTGAAACCCAACCAGTCCGAGGTCCTGAGGGGCATGTTCGTGCCCTCTTGTTCAGGCTGTAGCACCCCGCAGGTCGAGCAGGCCGTGGGCATCGTGGGGGCTGTTATCATGCCCCATAACATGTACCTGCACTCTGCACTAGTCAAG TCCAGGCAGGTAAACAGAGCCAACAAGCGGGAGGTCCGAGAAGCCAACAAGTACTTCTTCATCGAGTCCTGCATTGCTCTTTTTGTCTCCTTCATCATCAATGTCTTTGTCGTCTCAGTCTTTGCTGAAGCCTTTTATAATCAAACCAATAAGCAAGTG CATGAAATCTGCGTCAATAATAGCAGTCCTCACAGTGACCTCTTCCCTCAAAACGACACCATGCTGACTGTGGACCTCTACAAGGGG gGAGTGGTGCTGGGATGTTACTTTGGGCCTGCAGCACTCTACATCTGGGCAGTGGGCATCCTGGCTGCCGGACAGAGCTCTACCATGACTGGCACCTATTCTGGCCAGTTTGTCATGGAG GGATTCCTGAACCTTAGGTGGTCACGGTTTGCACGAGTGATCTTCACACGTTCTATTGCTATCATCCCAACACTGTTGATCTCAGTCTTCCAGGATGTGGAGCATCTGACAGGGATGAATGACTTCCTGAATGTGCTTCAGAGCTTACAG ctTCCCTTTGCCCTCATTCCCGTCCTCACATTTACCAGTTTGCGTCCAGTGATGAGTGACTTTGCCAATGGACT GGGCTGGAGGATCGCAGGGGGGCTCCTCGTTCTTCTCATCTGTTGCATCAACATGTACTTTGTGGTTATCTATGTTCAAGACCTGGGGAACCTGGTGCTCTATGTGGTGGCTGCTGTAGCCTCTGTGGCCTATCTCTGTTTTGTATTTTACCTG AGTTGGCAATGTTTGATTGCTTTGGGCATGTCCTTCATGGACTGTGGACAGACG TTACACCTGGGACTGACTTCCCATCCTGAACTCTTCCTCCTGAACAACGTCGATACTGATTCCATCCTCTCCAGATGA
- the SLC11A2 gene encoding natural resistance-associated macrophage protein 2 isoform X1: MTLSSNQKMPAEEGSGDHGDTASLGAVNTIYSSPFPSQSPAFPEEPFTTYFDEKISIPEEEYSCFSFRKLWAFTGPGFLMSIAYLDPGNIESDLQSGAVAQFKLLWVLLLATIVGLLLQRLAARLGVVTGLHLAEVCHRQYPKVPRIILWLMVETAIIGSDMQEVIGSAIAINLLSAGKIPLWGGVLITIADTFVFLFLDKYGLRKLEAFFGFLITIMALTFGYEYVTVKPNQSEVLRGMFVPSCSGCSTPQVEQAVGIVGAVIMPHNMYLHSALVKSRQVNRANKREVREANKYFFIESCIALFVSFIINVFVVSVFAEAFYNQTNKQVHEICVNNSSPHSDLFPQNDTMLTVDLYKGGVVLGCYFGPAALYIWAVGILAAGQSSTMTGTYSGQFVMEGFLNLRWSRFARVIFTRSIAIIPTLLISVFQDVEHLTGMNDFLNVLQSLQLPFALIPVLTFTSLRPVMSDFANGLGWRIAGGLLVLLICCINMYFVVIYVQDLGNLVLYVVAAVASVAYLCFVFYLSWQCLIALGMSFMDCGQTLHLGLTSHPELFLLNNVDTDSILSR, translated from the exons ATGACGTTGAGTTCTAACCAGAAGATGCCTGCTG AGGAGGGTTCTGGAGACCATGGGGATACTGCCAGCCTGGGTGCTGTTAACACCATCTACAGCAGTCCCTTCCCTTCACAATCACCTGCATTTCCAGAGGAGCCCTTCACCACCTACTTTGATGAGAAGATCTCCATTCCTGAGGAGGAG TATTCTTGTTTTAGCTTCCGCAAACTCTGGGCCTTTACAGGGCCTGGCTTCCTCATGAGCATCGCTTATCTGGATCCAGGGAACATAGAGTCAGACTTGCAGTCTGGGGCTGTGGCCCAGTTTAAG CTGCTCTGGGTTCTCCTCCTGGCCACCATAGTGGGGCTCCTGCTGCAGCGCCTGGCCGCCAGGCTGGGCGTGGTCACAGGCCTGCATCTGGCTGAAGTCTGTCACAGGCAGTATCCCAAG GTTCCCCGGATTATTCTGTGGCTGATGGTGGAGACGGCCATCATAGGCTCTGATATGCAAGAAGTCATCGGATCAGCTATTGCCATCAATCTCCTGTCTGCTGGAAA GATTCCTCTGTGGGGCGGAGTTCTCATTACCATAGCAGATACCTTCGTATTTCTCTTTCTGGACAAATATG GTTTGCGGAAACTGGAAGCATTTTTTGGCTTTCTCATCACCATCATGGCCCTCACATTTGGATATGAA TATGTTACAGTGAAACCCAACCAGTCCGAGGTCCTGAGGGGCATGTTCGTGCCCTCTTGTTCAGGCTGTAGCACCCCGCAGGTCGAGCAGGCCGTGGGCATCGTGGGGGCTGTTATCATGCCCCATAACATGTACCTGCACTCTGCACTAGTCAAG TCCAGGCAGGTAAACAGAGCCAACAAGCGGGAGGTCCGAGAAGCCAACAAGTACTTCTTCATCGAGTCCTGCATTGCTCTTTTTGTCTCCTTCATCATCAATGTCTTTGTCGTCTCAGTCTTTGCTGAAGCCTTTTATAATCAAACCAATAAGCAAGTG CATGAAATCTGCGTCAATAATAGCAGTCCTCACAGTGACCTCTTCCCTCAAAACGACACCATGCTGACTGTGGACCTCTACAAGGGG gGAGTGGTGCTGGGATGTTACTTTGGGCCTGCAGCACTCTACATCTGGGCAGTGGGCATCCTGGCTGCCGGACAGAGCTCTACCATGACTGGCACCTATTCTGGCCAGTTTGTCATGGAG GGATTCCTGAACCTTAGGTGGTCACGGTTTGCACGAGTGATCTTCACACGTTCTATTGCTATCATCCCAACACTGTTGATCTCAGTCTTCCAGGATGTGGAGCATCTGACAGGGATGAATGACTTCCTGAATGTGCTTCAGAGCTTACAG ctTCCCTTTGCCCTCATTCCCGTCCTCACATTTACCAGTTTGCGTCCAGTGATGAGTGACTTTGCCAATGGACT GGGCTGGAGGATCGCAGGGGGGCTCCTCGTTCTTCTCATCTGTTGCATCAACATGTACTTTGTGGTTATCTATGTTCAAGACCTGGGGAACCTGGTGCTCTATGTGGTGGCTGCTGTAGCCTCTGTGGCCTATCTCTGTTTTGTATTTTACCTG AGTTGGCAATGTTTGATTGCTTTGGGCATGTCCTTCATGGACTGTGGACAGACG TTACACCTGGGACTGACTTCCCATCCTGAACTCTTCCTCCTGAACAACGTCGATACTGATTCCATCCTCTCCAGATGA
- the SLC11A2 gene encoding natural resistance-associated macrophage protein 2 isoform X2 has protein sequence MTLSSNQKMPAEEGSGDHGDTASLGAVNTIYSSPFPSQSPAFPEEPFTTYFDEKISIPEEEYSCFSFRKLWAFTGPGFLMSIAYLDPGNIESDLQSGAVAQFKLLWVLLLATIVGLLLQRLAARLGVVTGLHLAEVCHRQYPKVPRIILWLMVETAIIGSDMQEVIGSAIAINLLSAGKIPLWGGVLITIADTFVFLFLDKYGLRKLEAFFGFLITIMALTFGYESRQVNRANKREVREANKYFFIESCIALFVSFIINVFVVSVFAEAFYNQTNKQVHEICVNNSSPHSDLFPQNDTMLTVDLYKGGVVLGCYFGPAALYIWAVGILAAGQSSTMTGTYSGQFVMEGFLNLRWSRFARVIFTRSIAIIPTLLISVFQDVEHLTGMNDFLNVLQSLQLPFALIPVLTFTSLRPVMSDFANGLGWRIAGGLLVLLICCINMYFVVIYVQDLGNLVLYVVAAVASVAYLCFVFYLSWQCLIALGMSFMDCGQTLHLGLTSHPELFLLNNVDTDSILSR, from the exons ATGACGTTGAGTTCTAACCAGAAGATGCCTGCTG AGGAGGGTTCTGGAGACCATGGGGATACTGCCAGCCTGGGTGCTGTTAACACCATCTACAGCAGTCCCTTCCCTTCACAATCACCTGCATTTCCAGAGGAGCCCTTCACCACCTACTTTGATGAGAAGATCTCCATTCCTGAGGAGGAG TATTCTTGTTTTAGCTTCCGCAAACTCTGGGCCTTTACAGGGCCTGGCTTCCTCATGAGCATCGCTTATCTGGATCCAGGGAACATAGAGTCAGACTTGCAGTCTGGGGCTGTGGCCCAGTTTAAG CTGCTCTGGGTTCTCCTCCTGGCCACCATAGTGGGGCTCCTGCTGCAGCGCCTGGCCGCCAGGCTGGGCGTGGTCACAGGCCTGCATCTGGCTGAAGTCTGTCACAGGCAGTATCCCAAG GTTCCCCGGATTATTCTGTGGCTGATGGTGGAGACGGCCATCATAGGCTCTGATATGCAAGAAGTCATCGGATCAGCTATTGCCATCAATCTCCTGTCTGCTGGAAA GATTCCTCTGTGGGGCGGAGTTCTCATTACCATAGCAGATACCTTCGTATTTCTCTTTCTGGACAAATATG GTTTGCGGAAACTGGAAGCATTTTTTGGCTTTCTCATCACCATCATGGCCCTCACATTTGGATATGAA TCCAGGCAGGTAAACAGAGCCAACAAGCGGGAGGTCCGAGAAGCCAACAAGTACTTCTTCATCGAGTCCTGCATTGCTCTTTTTGTCTCCTTCATCATCAATGTCTTTGTCGTCTCAGTCTTTGCTGAAGCCTTTTATAATCAAACCAATAAGCAAGTG CATGAAATCTGCGTCAATAATAGCAGTCCTCACAGTGACCTCTTCCCTCAAAACGACACCATGCTGACTGTGGACCTCTACAAGGGG gGAGTGGTGCTGGGATGTTACTTTGGGCCTGCAGCACTCTACATCTGGGCAGTGGGCATCCTGGCTGCCGGACAGAGCTCTACCATGACTGGCACCTATTCTGGCCAGTTTGTCATGGAG GGATTCCTGAACCTTAGGTGGTCACGGTTTGCACGAGTGATCTTCACACGTTCTATTGCTATCATCCCAACACTGTTGATCTCAGTCTTCCAGGATGTGGAGCATCTGACAGGGATGAATGACTTCCTGAATGTGCTTCAGAGCTTACAG ctTCCCTTTGCCCTCATTCCCGTCCTCACATTTACCAGTTTGCGTCCAGTGATGAGTGACTTTGCCAATGGACT GGGCTGGAGGATCGCAGGGGGGCTCCTCGTTCTTCTCATCTGTTGCATCAACATGTACTTTGTGGTTATCTATGTTCAAGACCTGGGGAACCTGGTGCTCTATGTGGTGGCTGCTGTAGCCTCTGTGGCCTATCTCTGTTTTGTATTTTACCTG AGTTGGCAATGTTTGATTGCTTTGGGCATGTCCTTCATGGACTGTGGACAGACG TTACACCTGGGACTGACTTCCCATCCTGAACTCTTCCTCCTGAACAACGTCGATACTGATTCCATCCTCTCCAGATGA